One part of the Arachidicoccus terrestris genome encodes these proteins:
- a CDS encoding TlpA family protein disulfide reductase: protein MKNQLCLTGRSRLISFYKILTSFVDSYRACRRAKWYYCENFQRLILCFLLLGFCYSTKGQIRTFKVGDRLPDISISHTLGHEINEENLSDINKPIILDFFATTCSSCIAMLPHLDSMQRKYRDSLKVFVITRESEKRIKEFLKSNSKVKNIDLTFIVEDSILNQLIKYRTIPHEIWISKELEIKAITSSMYVSAFNIDSFIAGKNMNLPVKDDYVTFDINAGIDNYVLNGRLYGKSIFTGFIDNAPINYSGVRYSKDSLLKEEFYVNFEPLPFLLAVLHRRFHPNRIILNVQDSSRILKTKNEKIDWPLLNTYCYSATFPPDISDSVRVARIFLDFGSHLGLSVRIQKRKVACYELVQIRKDMLPLKSKGGKAESNFYPDSGQPIKIRNRPLSVLVDFFNIRGANRRVSPIIVSHLKDRNIDIDLNIKNILDIKEINQALYLYGLCLRKTQMELDMIVVSD from the coding sequence TTCAGCGATTAATTTTATGTTTTCTTTTGCTTGGCTTTTGTTATTCAACCAAAGGGCAGATAAGGACGTTTAAAGTAGGAGATAGATTACCGGATATCTCAATCTCTCACACGCTTGGGCACGAGATAAATGAAGAGAACCTAAGTGATATCAATAAGCCAATCATTTTGGATTTCTTTGCGACGACCTGTAGCAGTTGTATCGCGATGTTACCACATTTAGATTCAATGCAAAGGAAATACAGAGATTCCCTGAAAGTTTTTGTTATAACTAGAGAATCAGAGAAACGTATCAAAGAGTTTCTTAAAAGCAATTCTAAGGTTAAGAATATCGATCTGACATTTATTGTTGAAGATAGTATTTTGAATCAGTTAATAAAATATCGTACGATCCCACATGAAATATGGATTAGTAAAGAGTTAGAAATAAAAGCGATCACAAGCTCGATGTATGTTTCTGCTTTCAATATTGACTCTTTTATAGCTGGAAAAAATATGAATCTTCCCGTAAAGGACGACTATGTAACTTTTGATATTAATGCAGGAATTGATAATTATGTATTAAATGGAAGACTCTACGGTAAATCAATTTTTACCGGATTTATTGATAATGCACCGATTAATTATTCGGGAGTTAGATACAGTAAAGATAGTCTGCTTAAGGAAGAATTTTATGTCAATTTTGAGCCGTTGCCTTTTTTGCTTGCTGTGCTTCACCGGAGATTCCATCCTAATAGAATAATTCTTAATGTGCAGGACTCCTCTAGAATATTAAAGACTAAGAATGAAAAAATTGATTGGCCGCTTTTAAACACATATTGTTATAGCGCTACATTTCCACCAGATATCTCTGACTCAGTTAGAGTTGCTCGAATCTTTTTGGATTTTGGGTCACATTTGGGCCTGTCAGTTAGAATTCAAAAACGCAAGGTTGCCTGTTATGAATTGGTTCAGATTAGAAAAGACATGCTTCCATTAAAATCAAAAGGTGGCAAGGCGGAGTCGAATTTTTATCCTGACAGCGGACAACCGATTAAAATAAGAAATCGGCCTCTTTCCGTATTAGTTGATTTTTTTAATATCAGGGGCGCAAATCGAAGGGTATCGCCCATTATTGTGAGTCATCTAAAAGACCGAAATATAGATATCGATCTTAATATTAAAAATATCCTTGATATTAAAGAGATAAATCAGGCATTGTATTTATACGGCTTATGCCTGCGAAAAACTCAAATGGAGCTGGATATGATTGTGGTTTCAGATTAG